A genomic window from Clostridium aceticum includes:
- the codY gene encoding GTP-sensing pleiotropic transcriptional regulator CodY, whose protein sequence is MASNLLEKTRRINKILQKSGEYAVSFNELCRILSEILDANVYVASSKGKVLGVSLTDASDCPIIVDEKTGTKRFPEEYNEQLLQITETQSNITQDELLKVFIYDIESYNKLVTIVPINGSGKRLGTMVLARHEDKFQDEDLVMAEYSATVVGLEILRAKTEEIEEEARKKAVVQMAIDTLSYSELEAVEHIFNELDGNEGLLVASKIADRVGITRSVIVNALRKFESAGVIESRSLGMKGTHIRILNDRLLEELRKIKR, encoded by the coding sequence ATGGCAAGTAACTTACTAGAGAAGACTAGGAGAATTAATAAGATACTACAAAAATCTGGGGAATATGCGGTATCCTTTAATGAACTTTGTAGAATATTGAGTGAAATTTTAGATGCAAACGTATATGTTGCTAGTTCTAAAGGAAAGGTTTTGGGGGTCAGTTTAACAGATGCTTCTGACTGTCCAATTATTGTTGATGAAAAGACGGGAACAAAAAGGTTTCCTGAAGAATATAATGAGCAATTACTGCAAATTACAGAAACGCAGTCTAATATCACACAAGATGAATTACTGAAGGTATTTATATACGATATTGAGAGTTATAATAAGTTAGTAACCATTGTCCCTATTAATGGTAGTGGAAAACGATTAGGCACCATGGTTTTAGCAAGACATGAGGATAAATTTCAAGATGAAGATTTAGTCATGGCAGAATATAGTGCCACCGTAGTAGGATTAGAGATACTAAGAGCTAAAACAGAAGAGATAGAAGAAGAAGCTAGAAAAAAAGCTGTGGTACAGATGGCAATAGATACTTTATCTTACTCTGAATTAGAAGCGGTAGAGCATATATTTAATGAGCTGGATGGCAACGAAGGTCTTTTAGTAGCCAGCAAAATTGCTGATCGTGTAGGTATTACTCGCTCAGTAATTGTTAATGCCTTAAGAAAGTTTGAGAGTGCAGGTGTAATTGAGTCAAGGTCCTTAGGTATGAAGGGAACTCATATAAGAATCTTGAATGATAGGCTGCTAGAAGAATTAAGGAAAATAAAACGATAG
- the rplS gene encoding 50S ribosomal protein L19, producing the protein MDLIRAIEKEQLKSEVVDFNTGDTVKVHVRIKEGNRERVQVFEGIVIKKQGGSVAETFTVRRISYGVGVERTFPVHSPKIEKIEVIKHGKVRRAKLFYLRDRIGKAAFKIKEKKKY; encoded by the coding sequence ATGGATTTAATCAGAGCAATAGAAAAAGAGCAATTAAAAAGCGAAGTAGTAGATTTTAATACTGGTGATACAGTAAAAGTGCATGTAAGAATCAAAGAGGGTAACAGAGAAAGAGTCCAGGTTTTTGAAGGAATTGTTATCAAAAAGCAAGGTGGAAGCGTTGCAGAAACCTTTACTGTGAGAAGAATTTCTTACGGTGTTGGTGTAGAAAGAACTTTCCCAGTACACTCTCCTAAGATTGAAAAGATTGAAGTAATCAAGCATGGTAAAGTAAGAAGAGCTAAGCTGTTCTACTTAAGAGACAGAATTGGTAAAGCTGCCTTTAAGATTAAAGAAAAGAAAAAGTACTAG
- a CDS encoding ribonuclease HII: MELEIENSIWNEGYEKIACCDEVGRGCLFGSVLAAAVIFPKGLRLEGVKDSKKLSPKKREAMYIIISENALAIGIGIVPPEIIDKINIKNATRLAMKEAMLNLKDKKGNVVTPDYMLIDAEEIDINIPQKPIIKGDDLVHGIAAASIVAKVTRDQLCMDWHKKYPAYGIDQHKGYGTKVHREALMKYGATDMHRRSFLKKILL; the protein is encoded by the coding sequence ATGGAATTAGAAATTGAGAATAGTATATGGAATGAAGGTTATGAGAAAATAGCCTGCTGCGATGAAGTTGGAAGAGGATGTTTATTTGGCTCGGTATTAGCAGCAGCAGTTATTTTTCCAAAGGGTCTTAGGTTAGAGGGTGTAAAAGATTCTAAAAAACTATCTCCTAAAAAGCGAGAGGCGATGTATATTATTATTTCAGAAAATGCTTTAGCGATAGGCATAGGCATTGTTCCACCAGAGATAATAGATAAAATTAACATAAAAAATGCCACTAGACTAGCTATGAAGGAGGCTATGCTAAACTTAAAGGATAAGAAGGGCAATGTAGTAACTCCTGATTACATGCTTATTGATGCTGAAGAAATCGACATCAATATTCCTCAGAAGCCTATTATCAAAGGCGATGATTTAGTTCACGGAATTGCTGCAGCTTCCATCGTGGCTAAAGTCACAAGAGATCAGCTATGTATGGATTGGCATAAGAAATATCCTGCCTATGGCATTGACCAGCATAAGGGTTATGGAACGAAAGTTCATAGGGAAGCTCTTATGAAATACGGAGCTACAGATATGCATAGAAGGAGTTTTTTAAAAAAAATATTGCTTTAA
- the trmD gene encoding tRNA (guanosine(37)-N1)-methyltransferase TrmD, which yields MIIKVLTLFPEMFQGPLNVSIIKNAQEKGLLDIEYINIRDFTDSKHKKVDDYPYGGGAGMVMTPQPIFDCYESTIKTLHSSSKPRTIYCSPKGKTFHQEMAIEMAKEKELVFICGHYEGVDQRVIDELITDEISIGDFVLTGGELPVAVIIDTIARLIPGVLGQQESFQEESFYSGLLEYPHYTRPQNFRGLTVPSVLFSGNHKEIEKWRRKKSLEITLHRRPDLIEKAELTEEDKKNINAFKNHC from the coding sequence ATGATTATAAAAGTATTAACGTTATTTCCTGAAATGTTTCAAGGTCCTTTGAATGTAAGTATTATAAAAAATGCACAGGAAAAAGGCTTGCTAGACATAGAGTATATTAATATAAGAGACTTTACCGATAGCAAACATAAAAAGGTAGATGATTACCCTTACGGTGGGGGTGCTGGCATGGTGATGACACCCCAACCTATATTTGATTGTTACGAGAGTACCATAAAAACCCTACATAGTTCTTCAAAACCTAGAACAATTTACTGTTCTCCAAAGGGAAAAACCTTTCATCAGGAAATGGCCATAGAAATGGCAAAGGAAAAAGAATTGGTTTTCATTTGTGGTCACTATGAAGGCGTTGATCAGAGAGTGATTGATGAACTGATAACGGATGAAATTTCTATTGGGGATTTTGTGTTAACCGGCGGAGAACTACCAGTGGCTGTTATAATCGACACCATTGCTAGGTTGATCCCGGGGGTTTTAGGACAGCAGGAAAGTTTTCAAGAAGAGTCATTTTATTCAGGACTGTTGGAGTATCCTCATTATACTCGGCCTCAAAATTTTAGGGGTTTAACAGTACCTTCAGTGCTATTTTCGGGAAATCATAAGGAAATTGAAAAATGGAGAAGAAAAAAATCTCTAGAAATCACCCTTCATAGAAGACCTGATTTAATAGAAAAAGCTGAACTTACTGAAGAAGATAAAAAAAATATAAATGCTTTTAAAAATCATTGTTAG
- the hslV gene encoding ATP-dependent protease subunit HslV: MLKGTTIVAVRKNDKDCAIAGDGQVTLGERTVIKHHAKKVRRIYKDEVLIGFAGSVADAFTLAEKFENFLEKHDGNLKRAAVELAQSWRRDKMLTKLEAMLIALNKTTMLVISGSGEVIEPDEDVIAIGSGGSYALAAAIALKKNTDLSSAEIVKKSLEIAADICVFTNNQITVETL, translated from the coding sequence ATGTTAAAGGGTACAACAATTGTAGCAGTAAGAAAAAATGATAAAGACTGTGCCATAGCAGGAGATGGGCAGGTTACATTAGGAGAAAGAACTGTTATTAAGCACCATGCAAAAAAGGTAAGGAGAATTTATAAGGATGAAGTTCTTATAGGTTTTGCCGGGTCTGTAGCAGATGCCTTCACACTAGCAGAAAAATTCGAAAATTTTTTAGAAAAACATGATGGGAATTTAAAAAGAGCAGCGGTTGAATTAGCACAAAGTTGGAGACGTGACAAAATGTTAACAAAATTAGAGGCTATGTTAATCGCATTAAATAAAACCACCATGCTGGTGATCAGTGGTTCGGGAGAAGTGATAGAACCTGATGAGGATGTGATTGCTATAGGCTCAGGAGGTTCCTATGCCTTAGCAGCTGCAATAGCATTGAAAAAAAATACGGATTTATCTAGTGCTGAAATTGTAAAAAAATCATTAGAAATTGCTGCGGATATATGTGTCTTTACAAACAATCAAATTACCGTAGAGACCTTATAA
- a CDS encoding YifB family Mg chelatase-like AAA ATPase: MLAKVKTCCIYGLLVADIEVQVDLANGLPVMNIVGLPDLALRESKERVRAAINNSQLDFPLKRITVNLSPADTKKEGTHFDLPIALGILAASGQIDLKDFSEAVVLGELSLDGQVNPVNGVLPMLLEMYKKGFTRVILPSGNIEEAKLVEGIKCIAVDSLKQLVDFINHEIQLEAFMGTILHDWQQQDFYQDFKDLKGQESLKRGLEIVSAGGHNLLMIGPPGSGKTMAAAALPSILPKLTFEEAMEITKIYSVAGLLVSKQGLVTQRPFRGPHHTASMVALTGGGRIPKPGEVSLSHYGVLFLDELPEFNKNVLEVLRQPLEEGCITISRASGTFTYPAKFMLVCAMNPCPCGYYGTDTPQHQCTCSPQQIRRYVAKVSGPLLDRLDIIVETNRVSYKDLTSSKKTETSKEIRERVEKARQRQLERYKNAKFNFNSELTASAIRKYCQLDDSSQSLLNYAFDKMGLSARAYTRMIKITRTIADLEESDEIKEHHLAEALQYRKITNMAWR; the protein is encoded by the coding sequence ATGCTTGCAAAAGTTAAAACCTGTTGTATTTATGGCCTTTTAGTTGCGGATATTGAGGTGCAGGTAGATTTAGCCAATGGGTTACCAGTGATGAATATCGTGGGGCTTCCGGATCTTGCCCTGAGGGAATCAAAGGAAAGGGTTAGAGCAGCTATAAATAATAGCCAGCTGGATTTTCCTTTAAAAAGAATCACTGTAAATCTGTCTCCAGCAGATACAAAAAAAGAAGGAACACATTTTGATCTACCTATTGCTCTAGGCATATTAGCGGCTTCAGGGCAAATAGATTTGAAGGACTTTTCAGAGGCTGTAGTATTAGGCGAGTTGTCTTTAGATGGACAGGTTAATCCTGTAAATGGTGTTTTGCCGATGCTGTTGGAAATGTATAAAAAGGGTTTTACTAGGGTAATATTACCATCTGGAAATATTGAAGAGGCTAAACTCGTAGAAGGTATAAAATGTATTGCAGTAGATTCATTAAAACAACTAGTAGATTTCATTAATCATGAGATTCAGCTGGAAGCTTTTATGGGGACGATTTTGCATGACTGGCAGCAGCAGGATTTTTATCAAGATTTTAAAGATTTAAAAGGACAGGAAAGCTTGAAACGTGGTTTGGAGATCGTATCAGCTGGAGGACATAATCTTTTAATGATTGGCCCTCCAGGTTCTGGGAAAACTATGGCGGCAGCAGCGTTGCCTTCTATACTACCGAAGCTTACTTTTGAAGAGGCGATGGAAATAACAAAAATCTATAGTGTTGCTGGGCTGCTAGTATCAAAACAGGGGCTAGTAACACAGAGACCCTTTAGAGGGCCTCATCATACTGCTTCAATGGTTGCACTCACAGGGGGTGGACGAATCCCCAAGCCAGGAGAGGTATCATTGAGTCATTATGGTGTGCTTTTTTTAGATGAATTGCCTGAGTTTAATAAAAATGTGCTAGAGGTTCTAAGGCAGCCATTGGAGGAGGGATGTATTACTATATCTAGAGCCAGTGGTACCTTCACTTATCCAGCGAAATTTATGTTAGTCTGTGCTATGAACCCTTGTCCTTGTGGATACTATGGAACAGATACTCCACAACATCAGTGCACCTGTAGTCCGCAGCAAATACGCAGATATGTTGCAAAAGTATCAGGTCCTCTACTTGATAGACTAGATATTATTGTAGAAACCAATAGGGTTTCCTATAAGGATTTAACCAGCAGTAAAAAAACGGAAACTTCTAAAGAGATTAGAGAAAGAGTAGAAAAGGCTCGTCAAAGACAACTAGAAAGATATAAAAATGCAAAGTTTAACTTCAATAGTGAGTTAACAGCCTCAGCCATCAGAAAGTACTGTCAGTTAGATGATTCATCACAAAGTTTGCTTAATTATGCTTTTGATAAAATGGGTTTAAGCGCTAGAGCCTATACTAGAATGATAAAAATTACTAGAACGATTGCAGATTTAGAAGAAAGCGATGAAATAAAAGAACATCATCTGGCAGAGGCTCTTCAATATAGAAAAATTACCAATATGGCGTGGAGGTAA
- a CDS encoding YraN family protein: protein MRKKTGRYGEQLSKKYLIDQGYFILDSNYRTKLGEVDLIVQRNDIVVFVEVKTRNTMTFGLPREAVHYKKQTTLIRLAEQYIQYKKIKNMGFRFDVIEVQWNNNKGQYEVNHIENAF, encoded by the coding sequence ATGAGGAAAAAAACAGGCCGCTACGGGGAACAATTAAGCAAAAAATATTTAATAGACCAAGGATATTTTATATTGGATAGTAATTATAGAACAAAGTTAGGTGAAGTAGATCTTATTGTACAGCGTAATGATATTGTTGTATTTGTAGAGGTGAAAACTAGGAATACGATGACATTTGGTCTGCCTAGAGAGGCTGTTCATTATAAAAAACAAACTACATTAATAAGATTAGCGGAACAATATATACAGTATAAAAAAATTAAAAATATGGGGTTTCGTTTTGATGTGATAGAGGTTCAATGGAATAATAATAAAGGTCAATACGAAGTAAATCACATTGAAAATGCTTTTTAA
- the topA gene encoding type I DNA topoisomerase, with protein sequence MTKSLVIVESPAKAKTIKKFLGNNYVVKASVGHIIDLPKSKLGIDIENNFNPQYITIRGKGPVLKEIKAEAKKAKKIYLATDPDREGEAISWHLSNALNIQEDIPCRIEFNEITKNAVKNAIKKPRVIDKSLVDAQQARRVLDRLVGYKISPLLWRKMRKGLSAGRVQSVATKIIKDREEEIKSFIPEEYWSLVLKVQTSQKEKFEVKFASDDLGNKDIKSQDEVNRIITLIENKDLTVTVVKESTKKRNPNLPFTTSTLQQEASNKMGFSTKKTMSIAQQLYEGIDLEKEGTVGLITYIRTDSTRLSEEATKGAQQYILDDLGEKYLNQAPKTAGKKNQEIQDAHEAIRPTDVNRHPDSIRASLSKDQYKLYKLIWERFLSSQMTAAVYDTLSIELKVENVTFKVTGSRLNFDGFLRVYSFASVSEELNLPLLKVGDVINILNIIPNQHFTQPPPRYTEASLVKTMEELGIGRPSTYSPTISTILSRGYVEKEGKHLVLTELGALVTEILEEYFTDIIDINFTADFEKSLDNIEEGKEDWRQLIKNFYVFFEKMLIKADEGIEEIDLVEESDEDCDACNAKMLIKYGRYGKFLACSNYPDCTFTKPIVHKIGVKCPKCEDGEIIERKSKKGRTFYGCSEFPKCRFVSWSRPINEKCPDCNSLLTHKINKKSEKIMCTNKECKYTREVNS encoded by the coding sequence TTGACAAAGTCATTGGTAATTGTAGAGTCACCTGCAAAAGCAAAAACAATTAAAAAGTTTCTAGGGAACAATTATGTGGTTAAGGCTTCTGTTGGCCATATTATAGATTTACCGAAAAGTAAGCTAGGTATCGATATAGAGAATAACTTTAATCCTCAATACATCACGATAAGAGGTAAAGGTCCAGTTTTAAAAGAAATCAAGGCAGAGGCAAAAAAAGCTAAAAAAATATATTTAGCAACAGACCCTGACCGAGAAGGAGAAGCAATTTCTTGGCATTTGTCCAATGCACTAAATATTCAAGAAGACATTCCTTGTAGAATTGAGTTTAATGAAATTACTAAAAATGCTGTAAAAAATGCTATAAAAAAACCTAGAGTGATTGATAAGAGTCTAGTGGATGCACAGCAGGCTAGGAGAGTTTTGGACCGTTTAGTAGGTTATAAGATTAGTCCTCTTCTCTGGAGGAAAATGCGTAAAGGTCTAAGTGCTGGTAGAGTTCAATCGGTGGCGACAAAAATCATCAAAGACAGAGAAGAAGAAATTAAGAGCTTTATTCCAGAAGAATATTGGAGCTTAGTTCTTAAAGTACAAACAAGTCAAAAAGAAAAGTTTGAAGTAAAGTTTGCCAGCGATGATTTAGGGAATAAAGATATTAAGTCTCAAGATGAAGTAAATAGAATTATTACTTTAATAGAAAATAAAGACTTGACAGTAACGGTAGTAAAGGAAAGTACTAAAAAAAGGAACCCAAATCTCCCCTTTACCACCAGTACTTTACAGCAGGAAGCCTCTAATAAGATGGGATTTTCTACAAAGAAGACCATGTCTATTGCACAGCAGTTGTATGAAGGGATCGACCTTGAAAAGGAAGGTACTGTTGGATTAATTACCTACATTCGTACCGATTCTACTAGATTATCGGAAGAGGCTACAAAAGGTGCACAGCAATATATATTAGATGATTTAGGTGAAAAGTACTTAAATCAAGCTCCTAAAACAGCTGGGAAAAAAAATCAAGAGATACAGGATGCCCACGAGGCTATCCGTCCTACAGATGTCAATAGACATCCAGATAGCATCAGGGCTTCTTTGTCTAAGGATCAGTATAAACTATACAAGTTGATTTGGGAGAGATTTTTATCCAGCCAGATGACAGCAGCAGTTTACGATACTTTAAGTATTGAATTAAAGGTGGAGAATGTGACCTTTAAAGTTACTGGTTCTAGATTAAACTTTGATGGATTTTTAAGGGTATATTCCTTTGCCTCAGTTTCAGAAGAATTGAACTTACCCCTATTAAAAGTAGGGGATGTAATAAATATCCTTAATATTATTCCTAACCAACACTTTACGCAGCCTCCGCCAAGATATACAGAAGCTTCTTTAGTAAAAACGATGGAGGAATTAGGGATTGGACGTCCTAGCACCTACTCCCCTACTATAAGTACGATTCTTTCTAGGGGTTATGTAGAAAAGGAAGGAAAACATCTGGTACTAACAGAATTAGGTGCACTGGTTACTGAGATTCTTGAAGAATACTTTACAGATATTATTGATATTAACTTTACGGCAGATTTTGAAAAAAGTCTCGATAATATTGAAGAAGGAAAAGAAGATTGGCGTCAGTTGATCAAGAACTTTTATGTTTTCTTTGAAAAAATGTTGATTAAGGCAGACGAAGGTATTGAAGAAATTGATTTGGTAGAAGAAAGTGATGAAGATTGTGATGCTTGTAATGCTAAAATGCTGATAAAGTATGGCCGCTATGGGAAGTTTTTAGCTTGTTCTAACTATCCAGACTGTACATTTACTAAACCTATTGTTCATAAGATAGGGGTTAAATGTCCAAAATGTGAAGATGGGGAAATCATAGAACGAAAATCAAAAAAAGGAAGAACTTTTTATGGTTGTAGCGAGTTCCCTAAATGCAGATTTGTTTCATGGAGTAGGCCTATCAATGAAAAGTGTCCAGATTGTAATAGTCTGCTCACCCATAAGATCAATAAAAAGAGTGAGAAAATTATGTGTACCAATAAGGAATGTAAATATACAAGGGAAGTAAATTCCTAA
- the ylqF gene encoding ribosome biogenesis GTPase YlqF, with protein sequence MNINWYPGHMKKTRELLKEQLKLVDVVFELLDARIPLSSKNPIIDEIIGNKPKVVVLNKSDLSNDAVTKRWIDAYKSKGLKAIPMNVIEGKGIREVTIEAENVVKEKMEALKLKGRKSRAIRIMIVGIPNVGKSSIINRLAGKKSAKTGDRPGVTKGKQWIRLRGNMELLDTPGILWPKFEDEEVALNLAFTGAIKDEIMDTETLALKLIERLWVKEKEKLIERYKLEETLALPIEVMDRIAKNRGCIISGGEIDYSRTANMVLDEFRAGRIGKISLEEPI encoded by the coding sequence ATGAATATCAATTGGTATCCTGGTCATATGAAGAAGACTAGGGAGCTGCTAAAGGAACAGTTAAAACTAGTAGATGTGGTATTTGAACTATTAGATGCAAGAATTCCTTTAAGTAGTAAAAATCCTATTATAGACGAAATCATTGGCAATAAACCTAAAGTAGTTGTTTTAAACAAGTCTGACCTTTCAAATGATGCTGTTACTAAAAGATGGATAGATGCTTATAAATCTAAAGGTTTAAAAGCAATTCCTATGAATGTCATCGAAGGAAAAGGAATAAGAGAAGTTACTATAGAAGCTGAAAATGTTGTGAAGGAAAAAATGGAGGCTTTAAAGCTGAAGGGACGTAAAAGTAGAGCTATACGAATTATGATCGTAGGGATTCCTAACGTAGGAAAATCCTCTATTATCAATAGATTAGCAGGAAAGAAGAGTGCTAAAACAGGAGATCGACCAGGGGTTACAAAAGGGAAGCAATGGATTAGACTAAGGGGTAACATGGAACTTCTAGATACTCCTGGAATACTATGGCCTAAATTTGAAGATGAGGAAGTTGCTCTTAATTTGGCTTTTACTGGAGCAATTAAAGATGAAATTATGGATACGGAAACCTTAGCCTTAAAACTAATAGAAAGACTATGGGTCAAAGAAAAAGAAAAGTTAATAGAAAGATATAAATTGGAAGAAACATTAGCCTTACCGATAGAGGTAATGGACAGGATCGCTAAAAACCGCGGCTGTATTATCAGTGGCGGAGAAATAGATTATTCTAGAACTGCGAATATGGTGTTGGATGAATTTCGTGCAGGAAGAATTGGTAAAATTTCTTTAGAAGAACCAATATAG
- the hslU gene encoding ATP-dependent protease ATPase subunit HslU yields MKEFTPRQVVEELDKYIIGQQEAKKAVAIALRNRIRRSKISIEFQEEIKPKNILMIGPTGVGKTEIARRLAKLIDAPFIKVEATKFTEVGYVGRDVESMIRDLVEASIRIIKGKHIEKNYEKAKKLANHRLLDLLDPTPRKETSFKNPFDMLFKTSHNEEESTSEKEHEVDLKLKRQQIEKQLTEGLLENELVEVEIEDRMPNTFEIFGAGNEEMNINLQDMLGGIIPKKTKKRKVTVSEARKILIEEEAQKLVDMDEVIATAINNAEQQGIIFIDEIDKIAGGHGGSGPDVSREGVQRDILPIIEGSTVMTKYGPVKTDHILFIAAGAFHIAKVSDLIPELQGRFPIRVNLSNLTIEDFKKILTQPQNALLTQYKLLLETEGIKIHFLEEAIDEIAMVSYMTNEQGDNIGARRLHTITEKLLEDISFEAPELSEKEITIDQQYVKKKLNNTVKTFSEDKYII; encoded by the coding sequence ATGAAGGAGTTTACACCACGACAAGTTGTAGAGGAATTAGATAAATACATTATAGGACAACAGGAGGCTAAAAAGGCAGTAGCTATTGCCTTGAGAAATAGAATAAGAAGAAGTAAAATTTCTATAGAGTTTCAAGAAGAAATTAAACCTAAAAACATTTTGATGATAGGGCCAACAGGTGTAGGGAAAACAGAAATTGCAAGAAGGTTGGCTAAACTAATAGATGCTCCTTTTATCAAGGTAGAAGCCACCAAGTTTACAGAAGTAGGTTATGTAGGCAGAGATGTGGAATCTATGATTAGGGATCTTGTAGAGGCTTCTATAAGGATTATTAAAGGAAAACATATAGAAAAGAATTATGAGAAGGCTAAAAAGTTGGCAAATCATCGATTGCTGGATTTACTAGACCCTACACCTCGAAAAGAAACTTCCTTTAAAAACCCATTTGACATGTTGTTTAAAACTAGTCATAATGAAGAAGAATCCACCAGTGAAAAAGAACATGAGGTTGATTTAAAACTAAAGAGACAGCAAATTGAAAAGCAACTAACAGAAGGATTGTTGGAGAATGAGTTGGTAGAAGTAGAAATAGAAGATCGTATGCCTAATACATTTGAGATATTTGGTGCTGGTAATGAAGAGATGAATATCAACCTTCAGGATATGCTAGGTGGAATTATTCCTAAAAAAACAAAAAAGAGGAAGGTTACTGTATCTGAAGCTAGAAAAATATTGATAGAAGAAGAAGCACAAAAACTGGTGGATATGGATGAAGTAATAGCAACTGCCATTAATAATGCGGAGCAACAGGGGATTATCTTTATTGATGAAATTGATAAAATTGCTGGTGGACATGGAGGATCTGGTCCAGACGTATCTCGTGAAGGGGTTCAAAGAGATATTTTACCTATTATCGAGGGGTCTACTGTGATGACAAAGTACGGTCCTGTAAAAACTGATCATATTCTTTTCATTGCTGCTGGAGCTTTTCATATAGCTAAAGTTTCAGATTTAATACCAGAATTGCAGGGGAGATTTCCTATAAGAGTAAACTTAAGCAATCTAACCATAGAAGATTTTAAAAAGATACTAACCCAGCCGCAAAATGCTCTGTTGACGCAATATAAGCTGTTATTGGAAACAGAAGGTATAAAAATCCATTTTTTAGAGGAAGCTATAGATGAGATTGCTATGGTTTCTTATATGACAAATGAACAAGGTGACAATATTGGGGCTAGAAGATTACATACAATCACAGAGAAATTGTTAGAAGATATTTCTTTTGAAGCTCCAGAACTATCTGAAAAAGAAATAACAATTGATCAACAGTATGTAAAAAAGAAACTAAATAATACAGTAAAAACCTTTAGTGAAGATAAATATATTATTTAA
- the dprA gene encoding DNA-processing protein DprA, whose translation MINERNLLIWLNFLGSITYEMVSTLINYFGSLEELWYAKEENLYQAMNNHRIIAKKMLKTRNEQFLQKLIEGVEHSDFEVITILDKDYPKKLKCIYNLPYVIYMKGKKNFDKPLIAIVGARKSTAYGRWAAKKFAVELAEWGVGTVSGLALGIDAEGHKGTLQEKGYTVGVLGCGIDQCYPQSNYHLYKKMEEEGCILSEYGPKVQPLKHHFPARNRIISGLSDGVVVIEAGEKSGTLITVDHALQQGKDVYALPGNINNNQSKGTNKLIKEGAKILLGIEDIIEEIKCNYTLTNLRKKQELQEVLSNEEMNIFQMIKEEPLHIDRIAYKSGISISQLNTILTILELKGFICQLPGKTFTANK comes from the coding sequence ATGATCAATGAGAGAAATCTACTGATATGGCTTAACTTCTTGGGCAGCATTACTTATGAAATGGTATCAACCCTAATCAACTATTTTGGCAGTCTTGAAGAACTTTGGTATGCAAAGGAAGAAAATTTATATCAAGCGATGAACAATCACCGTATAATAGCAAAAAAAATGTTGAAAACTAGAAATGAGCAGTTTTTACAAAAGTTGATAGAGGGAGTAGAGCACAGTGATTTTGAGGTGATAACTATTTTAGATAAGGATTATCCTAAAAAATTAAAATGTATATATAATCTCCCTTATGTAATATATATGAAAGGAAAGAAAAACTTTGATAAACCACTTATTGCAATTGTAGGGGCTAGAAAGTCAACTGCTTATGGCAGATGGGCTGCTAAGAAGTTTGCTGTGGAGTTGGCAGAGTGGGGTGTAGGTACCGTTAGTGGGTTAGCTTTAGGAATCGATGCAGAAGGACACAAAGGAACACTACAAGAAAAAGGCTATACTGTTGGCGTGTTAGGGTGTGGAATCGATCAATGTTACCCCCAATCCAATTATCACTTATACAAAAAAATGGAGGAGGAGGGTTGCATCTTATCGGAGTATGGTCCTAAAGTACAACCACTAAAACATCATTTTCCTGCAAGAAATCGAATCATCAGCGGGCTTTCCGATGGGGTAGTTGTGATTGAAGCGGGGGAAAAAAGTGGCACCCTAATCACAGTAGATCATGCTCTTCAGCAAGGAAAGGATGTATATGCCTTACCAGGCAATATTAACAATAATCAGAGTAAAGGAACAAACAAGCTAATAAAAGAAGGAGCTAAGATTTTATTAGGGATAGAGGATATTATAGAAGAAATTAAATGTAACTATACTTTAACAAACCTTAGGAAAAAACAGGAGTTACAGGAAGTGTTGAGTAACGAAGAAATGAACATATTTCAGATGATCAAAGAAGAACCCCTTCATATAGATAGGATAGCTTATAAGAGTGGTATAAGTATTTCACAGCTTAATACTATATTAACAATCTTAGAATTAAAGGGTTTTATATGTCAGTTGCCGGGAAAAACATTTACAGCTAATAAATAA